The following coding sequences are from one Virgibacillus necropolis window:
- a CDS encoding GNAT family N-acetyltransferase, producing the protein MRVNQKEFYSHKLRYMVRSAIEKDAKNLSEVRLEIDGETENLDREKGEDYIDESGFRQIIEDDTKNDSNLFLVAEVDERIVGFSRCEGNKLKRTSHKVEFGVCVLKEFWGYGIGKSLLKESIHWADSNEIKKITLNVLETNDKAIALYKKYGFEAEGILKKDKLLSDGNYHNTVLMGRFNG; encoded by the coding sequence ATGAGAGTCAATCAAAAAGAGTTTTATAGTCATAAATTACGTTATATGGTAAGGTCTGCGATAGAAAAAGATGCGAAAAACTTGTCTGAAGTAAGATTGGAAATAGATGGTGAAACAGAAAATTTAGATAGAGAAAAGGGCGAGGATTATATAGATGAATCAGGTTTTAGACAGATAATTGAAGATGATACAAAAAATGATAGTAATCTATTCTTAGTTGCTGAAGTTGATGAAAGAATTGTAGGTTTCTCAAGGTGTGAAGGGAACAAATTGAAAAGAACTTCGCATAAGGTAGAATTTGGAGTCTGTGTATTAAAAGAGTTTTGGGGATATGGCATAGGGAAAAGTCTTCTGAAAGAATCTATTCATTGGGCAGACTCAAATGAAATTAAAAAAATAACTTTAAATGTTCTCGAAACCAATGATAAGGCTATAGCGCTTTATAAAAAATATGGCTTTGAAGCGGAAGGTATTTTAAAAAAAGACAAACTTTTATCTGACGGAAATTACCATAATACCGTATTGATGGGAAGGTTTAATGGATGA
- a CDS encoding GNAT family N-acetyltransferase, whose product MEYTIRSMRVEDIPQVQHVAKTTWNYTYEGIIPSEIQKRFLESAYNYEMMNRRLNGSFMFVSDVQGKIVGFANFSPVKEGGVAELGAIYICPEYHGNGIGTALLNEGIKNIEGATEFYINVEKDNKIGTTFYNAKRFEVVSEFDDDFEGHILKTVRMKLRI is encoded by the coding sequence ATGGAGTACACTATTAGAAGTATGAGAGTGGAAGATATACCACAAGTTCAACACGTAGCAAAAACGACCTGGAATTACACGTATGAGGGGATTATCCCTTCCGAAATCCAGAAGCGGTTTTTAGAATCTGCTTATAATTATGAAATGATGAATAGACGATTAAATGGATCTTTTATGTTCGTTTCAGATGTTCAAGGAAAAATTGTGGGCTTTGCGAATTTTTCTCCTGTCAAAGAAGGCGGGGTTGCTGAACTCGGAGCGATTTATATCTGCCCAGAATACCATGGGAATGGGATAGGAACGGCTTTACTAAATGAGGGCATAAAGAATATTGAAGGTGCAACCGAGTTTTATATTAATGTAGAAAAAGATAACAAAATTGGGACAACCTTCTACAATGCGAAAAGGTTTGAGGTTGTTTCAGAATTTGATGATGACTTTGAGGGGCATATCCTAAAAACAGTAAGAATGAAATTAAGGATATAA
- a CDS encoding DUF2268 domain-containing putative Zn-dependent protease (predicted Zn-dependent protease with a strongly conserved HExxH motif) codes for MSCSNDTSNEDAGSKPINQPSTKIKDRFFFGDSSKNVPKWAKYKTGNKIMESFIEENPNVSIANWTDMRADEILMKSKYEGR; via the coding sequence ATGAGTTGTTCGAATGATACATCAAATGAGGATGCTGGTTCAAAACCAATCAATCAACCCTCAACAAAAATTAAAGACAGGTTTTTCTTTGGAGATTCTAGCAAAAATGTACCTAAATGGGCTAAATATAAAACGGGGAACAAGATTATGGAGAGCTTTATCGAAGAAAATCCAAATGTATCTATTGCTAATTGGACTGATATGCGAGCAGATGAAATTCTTATGAAAAGTAAATATGAAGGTCGATAG
- a CDS encoding ABC transporter ATP-binding protein — translation MKRVLSFLKPYKLPIGVAYTLTLIELATELLLPFFLGMMINEGVLNKDIGTIVMWGSIMIGLAFAAFFAGIINSFYASHTSYGFGYDLREKLFKKVQEFSFQNLNQYPTSVLMTRFTNDVRQMQNTIFMGLRIMVKAPLIVLGGVMMAFIVNAKLALIFLITVPLLIFFLLWVLKRASRLFRSVQQRVDNVNRVMQENLAGMRLIKAFLRRNHEESRFMKANKDLASETRYTFRFVEASMPVLLFVMNLSLISILWFGNNQVVAGDSSVGDIVAIVNYALRVSMAISMFTFIILAFSRAKASATRLGEVLDVDIDLHESDDAEADAIVRHGKIDVKDVSFAYSTQETNVLQDISFSVKAGDSVALIGATGAGKTSLFQLMPRLYDVNSGVISIDDRAITSYTLDHLRRAIGYVPQNPLLFSGSVFDNIAWGKENATKEEVTQAAKDAQIHETIIELPDAYETKIGQKGVNLSGGQKQRLSIARALIRRPKILMLDDCTSALDLETESNLLAAIESYHCTNLMITQKVTTAMDADRILLMDHGQILANGTHQELLKESALYRKIVESQFGKEYIHAN, via the coding sequence GTGAAACGTGTACTTTCTTTTTTGAAACCATATAAACTCCCGATTGGGGTTGCCTATACATTAACGTTGATTGAGCTTGCGACAGAGTTGCTTCTTCCCTTTTTTCTTGGAATGATGATAAATGAAGGTGTGCTCAATAAAGATATTGGCACTATTGTAATGTGGGGCAGCATTATGATCGGGCTTGCCTTTGCCGCGTTTTTTGCAGGTATTATTAATTCATTTTATGCGTCACATACAAGTTATGGATTTGGGTATGATCTGCGCGAGAAGCTGTTTAAAAAAGTACAGGAATTTTCGTTTCAGAATTTAAATCAGTACCCGACGTCGGTCTTGATGACACGGTTTACGAATGATGTGCGGCAGATGCAAAATACTATTTTCATGGGGCTTCGCATTATGGTGAAGGCGCCATTGATTGTACTTGGTGGTGTGATGATGGCGTTTATTGTCAATGCCAAGCTTGCACTAATCTTTTTAATTACGGTTCCACTACTTATTTTCTTTTTACTTTGGGTGCTGAAACGTGCGAGTCGCTTGTTTCGAAGTGTGCAGCAACGCGTTGACAATGTGAATCGCGTGATGCAGGAGAACTTGGCTGGGATGCGCTTGATCAAGGCTTTCTTGCGGCGGAATCATGAAGAAAGTCGCTTCATGAAAGCGAATAAAGATTTGGCATCAGAAACGCGTTATACGTTCCGCTTCGTTGAGGCTTCGATGCCTGTTCTACTTTTTGTGATGAATCTTAGCTTGATCTCGATTCTTTGGTTTGGAAATAACCAGGTCGTTGCTGGTGACTCTTCTGTTGGTGACATCGTAGCAATTGTTAATTATGCATTACGTGTTTCGATGGCCATTTCGATGTTCACGTTTATCATCTTAGCTTTTTCTCGTGCAAAAGCTTCTGCTACCAGGCTTGGTGAGGTATTAGATGTAGATATTGATTTGCATGAGTCCGATGATGCGGAAGCTGATGCGATTGTACGACATGGGAAAATTGACGTCAAGGATGTAAGTTTTGCCTACAGTACGCAGGAGACAAACGTATTACAGGACATATCTTTTTCCGTAAAGGCTGGCGATTCTGTTGCGCTTATTGGTGCGACTGGTGCTGGGAAAACATCGTTGTTTCAGCTGATGCCACGTCTTTATGATGTGAATAGTGGCGTTATTTCGATTGATGATAGGGCCATAACTTCCTATACATTGGATCACTTGCGACGTGCGATTGGTTACGTACCGCAGAACCCGCTTCTTTTCAGTGGATCTGTTTTCGATAATATAGCTTGGGGTAAGGAAAACGCGACCAAAGAAGAAGTGACCCAGGCGGCAAAAGATGCACAAATCCATGAAACGATTATAGAATTACCTGATGCTTATGAAACAAAAATAGGACAAAAAGGTGTCAACCTTTCTGGTGGGCAAAAGCAACGTCTTTCAATTGCACGTGCGCTCATTCGCCGCCCGAAAATTTTAATGCTGGATGATTGCACGAGTGCGCTTGATTTAGAAACTGAATCTAACTTACTTGCTGCAATTGAATCATACCATTGTACCAATTTAATGATTACCCAAAAAGTCACAACTGCTATGGACGCTGACCGAATTCTATTGATGGATCATGGACAAATCTTGGCGAACGGAACTCATCAAGAATTGCTGAAAGAATCAGCGCTTTATCGTAAAATAGTGGAGTCGCAGTTTGGAAAGGAGTATATCCATGCCAATTAA
- a CDS encoding ABC transporter ATP-binding protein — protein sequence MPINQLKEPFQQERIPLDNVSSKKSKKARNTAGTVKRIWSYLIREKATLSLVILAVVISSGLALLGPYLIGMAIDDYIVTQNNTGLGMLLVWLVIIYLFHSLSIFLQNYWMVGIAQNTVYSLREDLFKQFHRLPISYFDKRQHGELMSRVTNDIDNINNTLNQSVIQIFASILTLVGTVVVMLILSPLLTLVTMTIIPLMYVGMKWITKRTGPLYKLQQRDLGELNGYVEETVSGQHVVKTFSQEGRVIGEFEERNKKLRHTGFWAMTISGFIPKVMNMLNFLSFGLIALVGGILAVENIITVGVIVIFTEYARQFTRPLNELSNQFNILLSAVAGAERVFNVMDEKQEETDEEAAEVLSETTGHVMFDDVSFAYEGTPILNHITFEANPGETVAFVGHTGAGKTTIINLIARFYNYDDGKITLDNVDIKNIKRSSLREHMAFVLQDSFLFKGTIMENIRYGRLDATDNEVIEAAKNANAHDFIERLPNQYDTVLDQEGSGISQGQKQLLTIARALLADPSILILDEATSNIDTITEVTIQDALKRLMLGRTSFVIAHRLNTIQEADKIIMLEHGKIIEKGSHSELIQNKSHYYNLFQGQLT from the coding sequence ATGCCAATTAATCAACTCAAAGAACCTTTTCAACAAGAACGGATTCCACTAGATAATGTATCAAGTAAAAAGTCTAAGAAAGCGCGGAATACGGCAGGTACCGTCAAACGGATTTGGTCGTATTTAATTAGGGAAAAGGCTACACTTAGTCTTGTAATTCTGGCAGTTGTCATTAGCTCAGGTCTTGCCCTACTTGGACCTTATTTAATTGGGATGGCCATCGATGATTACATCGTCACGCAAAATAATACTGGGCTTGGCATGTTGCTCGTTTGGCTCGTAATCATTTATTTGTTCCACTCCCTTTCGATCTTTTTGCAAAATTATTGGATGGTTGGGATTGCACAAAATACGGTTTATTCGCTTCGGGAAGATTTATTCAAGCAATTCCATCGTCTGCCGATTTCTTATTTTGATAAACGCCAGCACGGCGAGCTGATGAGCCGGGTTACAAATGATATTGACAACATTAACAACACACTGAACCAATCGGTTATACAAATTTTTGCAAGTATCCTAACGCTCGTTGGTACGGTTGTCGTCATGCTAATCTTGAGTCCATTACTCACCCTTGTGACAATGACGATTATCCCACTCATGTATGTTGGAATGAAATGGATTACCAAGCGAACTGGTCCTTTATATAAATTGCAGCAACGCGATTTAGGTGAATTAAACGGCTATGTAGAGGAAACGGTTTCTGGGCAGCATGTCGTTAAAACATTTTCTCAGGAGGGCCGTGTGATTGGCGAATTTGAAGAACGGAATAAAAAACTCCGCCATACCGGCTTTTGGGCCATGACGATTTCAGGTTTTATTCCAAAAGTCATGAACATGCTGAATTTCCTAAGCTTTGGATTGATTGCATTAGTTGGTGGGATTCTCGCAGTTGAAAATATCATAACAGTTGGTGTCATCGTTATTTTTACCGAATATGCAAGGCAGTTCACTCGGCCATTGAATGAGCTATCCAACCAGTTTAATATTCTACTTTCGGCCGTCGCTGGTGCGGAGCGTGTTTTTAATGTAATGGATGAGAAGCAAGAAGAAACAGATGAGGAAGCTGCAGAAGTTTTGTCAGAAACCACAGGGCATGTCATGTTTGACGATGTGTCATTTGCCTATGAAGGTACACCGATTTTGAATCATATTACCTTTGAAGCAAATCCTGGTGAGACCGTTGCATTTGTTGGACATACAGGTGCTGGGAAAACAACAATCATTAATTTAATCGCTCGTTTTTACAATTATGATGATGGTAAAATCACGCTCGACAATGTTGACATTAAAAACATTAAACGATCTAGTCTGCGTGAGCATATGGCATTTGTTTTACAAGACTCCTTCCTATTTAAAGGAACGATTATGGAAAATATCCGCTACGGCAGGTTAGATGCAACAGACAATGAAGTAATTGAGGCTGCGAAAAATGCGAATGCTCATGACTTTATTGAGCGTTTACCTAATCAGTATGATACAGTTTTAGATCAAGAAGGCAGTGGCATTAGTCAGGGACAGAAACAGCTTTTGACTATCGCACGCGCATTGTTGGCCGATCCTTCTATCTTAATTTTAGATGAAGCGACAAGTAATATTGATACGATTACCGAAGTTACGATTCAAGATGCATTAAAACGATTGATGCTTGGCAGAACAAGCTTTGTAATCGCCCATCGGTTAAATACCATTCAGGAAGCAGACAAAATAATCATGCTGGAGCATGGAAAGATTATTGAAAAAGGCAGCCACAGTGAATTGATTCAGAATAAGAGTCACTACTATAATCTTTTTCAAGGCCAGTTAACGTAG
- a CDS encoding alpha/beta hydrolase produces MGRKGTMVEEEINSKYLDELMTLKLYQPESFSPLYKYHICIMQDGNDYYQLGRTATVSDRLHTNDEIENTVFVGIHYNDRYDRKDKYHPSGAKQEAYIKFLIYEVVPLLDDLLPTYHMGQSRTLMGDSLAGTLALMTALRYPHTFGKVIMQSPYVDEKVMDAVKNAKDIHSIDIYHTIGLEETNVDTTAGTKEDFLAPNRELNQLLKETGVSYIYYELDGEHTWKAWQKDLPRALTAMFS; encoded by the coding sequence ATGGGAAGAAAAGGAACAATGGTCGAAGAAGAAATTAACAGTAAATACTTAGATGAACTCATGACATTAAAACTATATCAACCTGAATCGTTTTCGCCTCTCTATAAGTATCATATTTGTATTATGCAGGACGGAAATGATTACTACCAGCTTGGGCGAACTGCAACAGTAAGTGATCGCTTGCATACGAATGATGAAATTGAAAATACAGTATTTGTTGGGATACATTACAATGATAGATATGATCGCAAGGATAAATACCATCCAAGCGGCGCGAAACAAGAAGCCTATATCAAATTTTTAATCTATGAGGTTGTACCGCTTCTCGATGATCTGCTTCCTACCTACCATATGGGTCAGTCCCGTACATTAATGGGCGATTCTTTGGCAGGCACACTCGCGTTGATGACTGCCCTTCGCTACCCACATACATTTGGAAAAGTTATTATGCAATCCCCATATGTGGATGAAAAAGTGATGGATGCCGTCAAAAATGCAAAAGATATCCATTCAATCGATATTTATCATACAATTGGCCTTGAGGAAACAAACGTTGATACAACGGCTGGTACGAAAGAAGACTTCCTAGCACCTAATCGTGAATTAAATCAACTTTTAAAAGAAACTGGTGTCAGCTATATTTACTATGAATTAGATGGCGAACATACATGGAAAGCTTGGCAAAAGGATCTTCCCCGCGCATTGACAGCTATGTTTAGTTAA
- a CDS encoding YjcG family protein has protein sequence MKYGIVIFPSKPIQDKANALRKRYDPHYSLIPPHITLIEAFEADDETVHQLIPELRAIADETAPLAININKVSTFAPVTNTIYMKVEASQAIIDLYEKLQSSNLPANKEYSFVPHITVAQKLSDQEYADVYGSLQLKDTQLEDKIDRFQLSYQLENGSWTVYESFVFGKDE, from the coding sequence ATGAAATACGGTATTGTAATATTTCCATCTAAGCCTATCCAAGATAAAGCAAATGCTTTAAGAAAACGTTATGACCCACATTATTCGTTAATTCCACCACATATCACATTAATAGAAGCTTTTGAAGCAGATGATGAAACTGTTCATCAACTTATCCCAGAGTTAAGAGCAATTGCAGACGAAACTGCTCCACTTGCAATTAACATCAATAAAGTAAGTACATTTGCACCTGTAACAAACACCATCTACATGAAAGTGGAAGCATCACAGGCAATAATTGATTTATATGAAAAATTGCAGTCAAGTAACCTCCCTGCTAATAAGGAGTATTCTTTTGTGCCACATATTACAGTCGCACAAAAGCTATCAGATCAAGAATATGCAGATGTATATGGTAGCCTGCAACTTAAAGATACGCAATTAGAAGATAAAATTGATCGTTTCCAATTGTCTTACCAACTTGAGAATGGATCATGGACCGTTTATGAATCATTTGTGTTTGGGAAAGATGAATAG
- a CDS encoding GNAT family N-acetyltransferase codes for MDIKIVETNEELEQAYHIRTTVFVDEQQVPPEEELDEYDKEAIHFVGSVNGVPIAASRLRFVDSSGKLERICVLDTERGKSYGKMIIQRMELEIKNNGYEKAKLNAQTHAEIFYQRLGYETVSGEFMDAGIPHVTMIKEL; via the coding sequence GTGGATATTAAGATTGTAGAAACAAACGAAGAACTTGAACAAGCTTACCATATACGTACCACAGTGTTTGTTGATGAACAACAAGTTCCCCCCGAAGAGGAGCTTGACGAATACGACAAAGAAGCGATTCATTTTGTTGGAAGTGTAAATGGTGTTCCCATCGCAGCAAGTCGTCTGCGGTTCGTTGATTCCTCTGGAAAACTCGAGCGCATCTGTGTATTAGATACCGAGCGTGGAAAATCCTATGGAAAAATGATCATACAGCGAATGGAATTGGAAATAAAGAATAATGGGTATGAAAAGGCCAAATTAAATGCACAAACACATGCAGAAATATTTTATCAGCGCCTAGGATATGAAACAGTATCAGGTGAATTCATGGATGCTGGTATACCACATGTGACGATGATAAAAGAATTATAA
- a CDS encoding DUF421 domain-containing protein, whose amino-acid sequence MDHLLPIFLESLFGFVALFILTKVLGKTQITQLTPFDFIAALVLGELVGNALFDDEKGILEIGFAIVLWGVILYVTELITQRYKGTRALLEGRPTIIIHQGKLIREEMKKSNLDINQLQHLLRSKDAFSIQEVQYAILETDGTVSVLKKSTYQVPNRNDFNLQPEATHLAVTLINDGEVIWDNLKEANLTEEWLMDELMKQEIKTVRDVFYAEWIEGHDIFVQPFTSKKN is encoded by the coding sequence ATGGACCATTTATTACCAATTTTTTTAGAATCCTTGTTTGGATTTGTTGCATTATTTATATTAACAAAGGTATTGGGAAAAACCCAAATAACGCAGCTTACACCATTTGATTTCATTGCTGCTCTTGTACTTGGTGAGCTGGTCGGAAACGCGCTTTTTGATGACGAAAAAGGGATACTGGAAATCGGATTTGCAATCGTTTTATGGGGCGTGATTCTTTATGTAACAGAGCTAATTACGCAACGATACAAAGGGACACGCGCTCTTCTTGAAGGTCGTCCGACTATCATCATCCATCAAGGAAAACTAATTCGAGAAGAAATGAAAAAGAGTAACCTCGACATAAATCAGCTCCAGCATTTACTACGATCAAAGGATGCCTTTTCGATTCAAGAAGTTCAATATGCAATCCTAGAAACAGATGGAACGGTTTCTGTTTTAAAAAAGTCAACTTACCAAGTGCCAAACCGCAATGATTTCAATCTGCAGCCAGAAGCCACCCATCTCGCTGTCACGCTAATAAATGATGGCGAAGTTATATGGGATAACCTAAAAGAAGCAAACTTGACTGAAGAATGGCTCATGGATGAATTAATGAAACAAGAAATAAAAACGGTTCGAGATGTATTCTACGCAGAATGGATCGAGGGGCATGACATATTTGTACAGCCATTTACTAGCAAAAAGAATTGA
- a CDS encoding MarR family winged helix-turn-helix transcriptional regulator: MVNRVEKIDKDSENSLKLFVVLTRALQSIEKQVIKDIKSHGLNLTEFSVLELLYNKGEQPIQKIGQKILLASSSTTYVVDKLEKKDYLKRKACPTDRRVTYAVITDEGKELMDEIFPKHVEAMNEILGGLDSDEKESMIVQLKKLGFHAQAL; encoded by the coding sequence ATGGTGAATCGAGTAGAAAAGATAGATAAAGATAGTGAGAATTCGTTAAAATTATTTGTTGTTCTCACGCGTGCATTACAATCCATTGAAAAACAAGTTATCAAAGACATAAAAAGCCATGGATTGAATCTAACGGAGTTTTCCGTACTGGAGCTGTTGTACAATAAAGGGGAGCAGCCCATCCAGAAGATCGGGCAAAAAATATTACTTGCTAGCAGCAGCACGACCTATGTAGTAGATAAATTAGAAAAGAAAGACTACCTAAAACGTAAAGCATGTCCTACTGATCGTCGTGTTACGTATGCAGTGATTACAGATGAGGGAAAAGAGCTGATGGACGAAATTTTCCCTAAGCATGTTGAGGCGATGAATGAAATATTAGGTGGCCTTGATTCTGACGAAAAAGAATCTATGATTGTACAACTGAAAAAATTAGGTTTTCATGCTCAAGCATTATAA
- a CDS encoding ring-cleaving dioxygenase, which translates to MNGLKGIHHVTAITSSAEKNYEFFTYTLGMRLVKKTVNQDDIQTYHLFFADDTGNPGTDMTFFDFPGIPKGVHGTNEISKTSFRVPSDEALDYWVKRFDRLEVKHEGIKEQFGKKVLSFVDFDDQNYQLISDENNTGVAAGTPWQNGPVPLEYAITGLGPIFVRIANFDYFKEMMEKVLQFKEIAKEESFHLFEVGEGGNGAQVVVEYNTVLPQARQGFGTVHHTAFRVEDRSVLEEWITRMESFQFQTSGYINRHFFGSLYVKVAPQILFEFATDGPGFMGDESYETLGESLSLPPMLEPKREQIEKLVRPIDTIRSTVNFTKE; encoded by the coding sequence ATGAACGGACTAAAAGGAATACATCACGTTACAGCAATAACAAGTAGCGCTGAAAAAAATTATGAGTTTTTCACCTATACATTAGGAATGCGTTTAGTCAAGAAAACAGTTAACCAAGATGACATTCAAACGTATCACTTATTTTTTGCGGATGATACAGGTAATCCAGGTACAGATATGACATTTTTTGATTTCCCTGGCATTCCAAAAGGAGTCCATGGTACGAACGAAATTTCAAAAACCTCTTTTCGTGTGCCTAGTGACGAAGCGTTAGATTATTGGGTAAAACGTTTTGACCGTTTAGAGGTAAAACATGAAGGCATTAAGGAACAGTTTGGGAAAAAGGTGCTGTCATTTGTAGATTTTGATGACCAAAATTACCAACTGATTTCAGACGAAAACAATACAGGTGTTGCAGCTGGTACACCATGGCAAAACGGACCTGTCCCATTAGAATATGCCATCACCGGACTCGGACCAATCTTTGTTCGTATCGCCAACTTTGATTATTTTAAAGAGATGATGGAAAAAGTATTGCAGTTTAAAGAAATTGCAAAAGAAGAATCGTTTCATTTATTTGAAGTTGGCGAGGGAGGAAATGGTGCACAGGTAGTAGTTGAATATAACACCGTTCTACCTCAAGCAAGACAAGGCTTTGGTACGGTTCACCATACGGCTTTCCGGGTTGAAGATCGTTCCGTGTTAGAAGAATGGATTACTCGGATGGAAAGCTTTCAGTTCCAAACTTCTGGCTATATAAATCGTCATTTCTTTGGATCCTTATATGTAAAGGTTGCACCACAAATTTTATTTGAATTTGCTACAGATGGTCCAGGATTTATGGGAGATGAATCGTATGAAACGCTTGGAGAAAGCTTATCCTTACCTCCTATGTTAGAACCAAAACGGGAGCAGATTGAAAAATTAGTTCGCCCAATTGATACAATAAGAAGCACAGTCAATTTCACGAAAGAGTAA
- a CDS encoding DUF421 domain-containing protein: MDFFTGQESLTAIQWVLRAIVGFFFLVLSAKIMGQRSISQLRFLDFVIALLLGNIIAHPLSDEGLGLGGSMITMTVLVILYLAGVFLSLRWIPLRKIFDPSPMPLIENGEINYKNLTKARISIDLLLSELRKEKTEDIQKVALALWEPGGSISIFLYPQHQPITHSNSTSAIQPFNFPKTIIKERKIDYNELSKLGKDEQWLMQKIKTTGNVLVDDVLLATIDNSDKIKIFLYK; this comes from the coding sequence ATGGATTTCTTTACAGGTCAAGAATCCCTTACCGCTATACAGTGGGTTCTGAGAGCAATTGTTGGCTTCTTTTTTTTAGTATTATCGGCTAAAATCATGGGCCAACGCTCCATTTCGCAATTAAGATTTCTAGATTTCGTCATAGCGTTACTTTTAGGAAATATTATTGCCCACCCATTGTCAGACGAGGGATTAGGGTTAGGTGGTTCAATGATTACCATGACCGTGTTAGTAATATTATATCTTGCTGGAGTGTTTCTAAGCCTACGATGGATACCACTCAGAAAAATATTTGATCCTTCTCCCATGCCCCTGATAGAAAATGGAGAAATTAATTACAAGAACTTAACTAAAGCAAGAATTTCAATTGATTTGCTTTTATCCGAATTAAGGAAGGAAAAAACGGAAGATATACAAAAAGTGGCACTTGCTTTGTGGGAACCTGGAGGATCAATATCCATATTTTTATATCCTCAACATCAGCCAATTACCCATTCAAATTCAACGTCTGCAATACAACCTTTTAATTTTCCTAAAACAATTATTAAAGAACGAAAGATCGATTATAATGAGTTAAGCAAACTCGGAAAAGATGAGCAATGGCTAATGCAGAAAATAAAAACAACAGGTAACGTATTAGTAGATGACGTGTTGCTAGCTACCATTGATAATAGTGATAAAATAAAAATATTTTTGTATAAATAG